Proteins encoded by one window of Candidatus Pelagibacter giovannonii:
- a CDS encoding sulfotransferase domain-containing protein, whose amino-acid sequence MIIWLASYPKSGNTWVRSIIAALMHTDDGVFKFELLNQIKQFPSKKYFKDFTNDFENIHEIKKYWESAQDFINLDNKVKFFKTHHINCKIGQYSFTSKKNTLATIYIIRDPRNLVNSISNRFSKSVEDSKKFLFTPKIITKFEKEDDLENKSLITLLGTWNEHYKFWKNNNENFLLIKYEDLINNTNSELDKIIAFIKRFTPIQTDEIKNKNIIKTTSFNYLQNLASYRFLNSISF is encoded by the coding sequence ATGATTATATGGCTAGCATCTTACCCTAAAAGTGGAAATACATGGGTAAGATCTATAATAGCCGCTTTAATGCATACTGATGATGGTGTATTTAAATTTGAATTATTGAATCAAATTAAACAATTTCCAAGTAAAAAGTATTTTAAAGATTTCACAAATGATTTTGAAAATATTCATGAAATTAAAAAATATTGGGAATCTGCACAAGATTTTATAAATTTAGACAATAAAGTAAAATTTTTTAAAACACATCATATTAACTGTAAAATTGGTCAGTACAGCTTTACTAGTAAAAAAAATACACTGGCAACAATATATATTATTCGAGATCCCAGAAATTTAGTAAACTCAATTTCAAATCGCTTTAGTAAATCTGTAGAAGATTCAAAAAAATTTTTATTTACACCAAAGATTATTACGAAATTTGAAAAAGAGGATGATTTAGAAAATAAAAGTTTAATAACTCTTTTAGGTACTTGGAATGAGCATTATAAGTTTTGGAAAAATAATAATGAAAATTTTCTATTAATAAAATATGAAGATTTAATTAATAATACAAATTCTGAATTAGATAAAATTATTGCATTTATTAAAAGATTTACTCCTATCCAAACAGATGAGATTAAAAATAAAAACATAATTAAAACCACTAGTTTTAATTATCTTCAAAACTTAGCTTCATATAGATTTTTGAATTCTATCTCCTTTTAA